From one Equus asinus isolate D_3611 breed Donkey chromosome 5, EquAss-T2T_v2, whole genome shotgun sequence genomic stretch:
- the KCNMB3 gene encoding calcium-activated potassium channel subunit beta-3 isoform X4, producing the protein MLTKSAVEGWTPCKGHQDKPMVHLEMMMHERCTQREESNCTIIHTHITDDWMDCGFPCGVDRRGQGKYPCLQVLVNLTHSGQKALLHYNEEAVQINSKCFHTPKCHWERNDLLSRALDIKEFFDHKNGTPFSCFYIPASQSKDVILIKKYDQMVIFHCLFWPSLTLLGGALIVGMVRLTQHLSLLCEKYSAALRDEAGGQVPHMGQHPFKLWSAGRSKGRSREVLRWGPN; encoded by the exons ATGTTGACGAAGAGCGCTGTGGAAGGGTGGACTCCTTGCAAAGGACATCAGGACAAGCCAATGGTGCATCTTGAGATGATGATGCATGAGAGATG cACTCAGAGAGAAGAATCAAACTGCACCATCATCCACACGCATATCACAGATGACTGGATGGACTGTGGATTCCCCTGCGGTGTGGACCGCCGAGGCCAGGGCAAGTACCCGTGTCTCCAGGTGTTGGTGAACCTCACCCATTCAGGCCAGAAAGCTCTCCTACATTATAACGAAGAGGCTGTCCAGATAAATTCCAAG TGCTTTCATACACCTAAGTGCCACTGGGAGAGGAATGATTTGCTCAGCAGGGCTCTGGACATAAAGGAATTCTTCGATCACAAAAATGGGACCCCCTTTTCGTGCTTCTACATTCCAGCCAGCCAATCCAAAGATGTCATTCTCATAAAAAAGTACGACCAAATGGTTATCTTCCACTGTTTATTTTGGCCTTCACTGACTCTACTAGGTGGCGCCCTGATTGTTGGCATGGTGAGGTTAACACAGCACCTGTCCCTACTCTGTGAAAAATACAGCGCTGCGCTCAGAGATGAGGCAGGTGGCCAAGTACCTCATATGGGACAGCATCCATTCAAACTGTGGAGTGCGGGGAGGAGcaagggaaggagcagagaagtCTTAAGATGGGGACCAAATTAA